Proteins encoded within one genomic window of Hyalangium minutum:
- a CDS encoding PilW family protein — protein sequence MRKSIRSRGFTLLELLVGAAVGAVVLVGISMTFISQARQYQVHASRRGVQANARQALAFMGRHLRAAGYGINPDRAIISWDSYDAATNQQAPGFPDAFAVHFRDELFRRRAQTVAPNLISLRAAEPLKPGQELRRGQILLIICERDPTFQDPSVDENPPHVFVTVGDYVGEGETDIPLDNAPVAAADDRPTRRPGRLFHEQSAVPGLGHPCFGRVNPHVLMVHRAAFYVAMFTHPTTGERKPYLMMHKGLDMPSASNPEGDGVIDENDAVPVAEGIEQLQLAYVLDTNKKDNDQTPLILGVNGPMGPAHFGENWEQIDLATLPHGWFFNVGFGAKDPFEMAKLRNMDHPANIRQVRMTVVSRSSVPDQGYAGDNLLAKPSGATYADGAQLPNGTVPWRHLENLEQPPAAAFTPSGGGFYRMLLRESITPKNLLLNRQFAPI from the coding sequence ATGCGCAAGTCCATCCGCTCTCGAGGTTTCACGCTGCTGGAGCTCCTGGTGGGCGCCGCCGTTGGCGCGGTCGTGCTGGTGGGCATCAGCATGACGTTCATCTCCCAGGCACGGCAGTACCAGGTCCACGCCAGCCGCCGCGGGGTGCAGGCCAACGCCCGCCAGGCCCTGGCCTTCATGGGCCGCCACCTGCGCGCCGCGGGCTACGGCATCAATCCAGACCGGGCCATCATCTCCTGGGATTCGTACGACGCGGCCACCAACCAGCAGGCGCCGGGCTTCCCGGATGCCTTCGCGGTCCACTTCCGCGACGAGCTGTTCCGCCGCCGGGCTCAGACCGTGGCTCCCAACCTCATCAGCCTGCGGGCCGCCGAGCCCCTCAAGCCTGGCCAGGAGCTGCGCCGTGGGCAGATCCTGCTCATCATCTGCGAGCGCGACCCGACGTTCCAGGACCCGTCGGTGGACGAGAACCCACCGCACGTGTTCGTCACCGTGGGCGACTACGTGGGCGAGGGCGAGACGGACATTCCCCTGGACAACGCTCCCGTGGCGGCCGCTGACGACCGGCCCACGCGGCGTCCGGGCCGGCTCTTCCACGAGCAGTCCGCCGTCCCGGGCCTGGGCCACCCCTGCTTCGGCCGGGTGAACCCCCACGTGCTGATGGTCCACCGCGCCGCCTTCTACGTGGCCATGTTCACCCACCCCACCACCGGCGAGCGCAAGCCCTACCTCATGATGCACAAGGGCCTGGACATGCCGTCCGCCTCCAACCCCGAGGGCGATGGCGTCATCGACGAGAATGACGCGGTGCCCGTGGCCGAGGGTATCGAGCAGCTTCAGCTGGCCTACGTCCTGGACACCAATAAGAAAGACAACGACCAGACGCCGCTCATCCTGGGCGTCAACGGCCCGATGGGCCCCGCTCACTTCGGTGAGAACTGGGAGCAGATCGACCTGGCCACCCTGCCCCATGGCTGGTTCTTCAACGTCGGCTTTGGCGCCAAGGATCCCTTCGAAATGGCGAAACTGCGCAACATGGACCACCCCGCCAACATCCGCCAGGTGCGCATGACGGTGGTCTCCCGCAGCTCCGTGCCGGACCAGGGGTACGCGGGCGACAACCTGCTGGCCAAGCCCAGCGGTGCGACGTATGCGGACGGTGCTCAGCTGCCCAACGGCACCGTGCCCTGGCGCCACC
- a CDS encoding type IV pilus modification PilV family protein — MRSSRSFHRGSSLIEAMAALAVFTIGIIGIMDMNLLASKQNTLARSRTVASKIARDVADSFERIPFKHPMLSVPTGLLMTDDEFDNIENEDGLVKLETAVAQTTDRPILGAADAMFTSEGDRTFYKVAWRVIPVANPQRAGQVDQKRILIMVRFPSPGGGMVDVKTWAVRYDVELITGDDQTLLEL; from the coding sequence ATGCGTTCCTCTCGCTCGTTCCACCGCGGCAGTTCTCTCATCGAGGCGATGGCGGCGCTCGCCGTCTTCACCATCGGCATCATCGGCATCATGGACATGAACCTGCTGGCCAGTAAGCAGAACACCCTGGCCCGCTCGCGCACCGTCGCCAGCAAGATTGCCCGCGACGTGGCGGACTCCTTCGAGCGCATCCCCTTCAAGCACCCGATGCTCAGCGTCCCCACGGGCCTGCTCATGACGGACGACGAGTTCGACAACATCGAAAATGAGGATGGACTGGTGAAGCTGGAGACGGCGGTGGCGCAGACCACGGATCGCCCCATCCTGGGCGCCGCGGACGCCATGTTCACCTCCGAAGGCGACCGAACCTTCTACAAGGTGGCCTGGCGCGTGATACCCGTCGCCAACCCGCAGCGCGCCGGTCAGGTGGATCAGAAGCGGATCCTCATCATGGTGCGCTTCCCGTCGCCCGGCGGGGGCATGGTCGATGTGAAGACCTGGGCCGTGCGCTATGACGTCGAGCTGATCACCGGCGACGACCAAACCCTCCTGGAGCTGTAA
- a CDS encoding pilus assembly FimT family protein — protein MPGWTLQEWGTLRRSCLPARTRRLRQGVTLIELMAAVAILAILVALSSYGLRYTGTARMNNAVFDVAALMNTAQLRAISRGAPHYIFIHQPFQNTTQPGRVRVLMIERPDVPAITRTDWQTLNLTSGVAEALQYTGTRSDGTVGPMNANPRDRVELGTTWTEPGNSQPANASFLGFLDLDSIRIRKPLPPPFSAISLTTTVQAPNLNIPALDLMVGCNFCINPSGSEPYGVLRFNADGTMDVMTGNARSGAVIAFAPSTREERDVIPKLLTISAPAGAVVVF, from the coding sequence GTGCCGGGCTGGACTTTGCAAGAGTGGGGGACTCTCAGGAGGTCCTGCTTGCCTGCTCGCACCCGACGACTCCGCCAAGGTGTCACCCTAATTGAGCTGATGGCCGCCGTGGCCATCCTCGCCATCCTGGTCGCGCTGTCCTCCTATGGCCTGCGCTACACCGGCACGGCGCGGATGAACAACGCCGTGTTTGACGTGGCCGCGCTCATGAACACCGCGCAGCTGCGCGCCATCAGCCGCGGCGCCCCCCACTACATCTTCATCCACCAGCCCTTCCAGAACACGACCCAGCCGGGCCGCGTGCGCGTGCTGATGATCGAACGCCCGGACGTGCCGGCCATTACCCGCACCGACTGGCAGACGCTGAACCTCACCAGCGGCGTCGCCGAGGCCCTGCAGTACACCGGCACGCGGTCCGACGGCACCGTGGGGCCCATGAATGCCAACCCTCGGGACAGGGTGGAGCTGGGCACCACCTGGACGGAGCCGGGTAACAGCCAGCCCGCCAACGCGTCCTTCCTGGGCTTCCTGGACCTGGACTCCATCCGCATCCGCAAGCCCCTGCCGCCGCCCTTCAGCGCCATCTCGCTGACCACGACGGTCCAGGCTCCCAACCTGAACATTCCGGCGCTGGACCTGATGGTCGGCTGCAACTTCTGCATCAACCCCAGCGGCAGCGAGCCCTACGGCGTGCTGCGCTTCAACGCGGACGGCACCATGGACGTGATGACGGGCAACGCCCGCTCTGGCGCCGTCATCGCCTTCGCCCCCAGCACCCGCGAGGAGCGGGATGTGATTCCCAAGCTGCTGACCATCTCCGCGCCCGCTGGCGCCGTCGTCGTCTTCTAG
- a CDS encoding DUF4336 domain-containing protein — MLRPLAEALYVQEVPFRIGGMELGGRMTVIRLPEGGLWIHSPVRMDAETRAAVEALGPVRYLVAPNLEHHLNLPAWAAAFPEARVVALPGLRKKQPNLRIDVELGAAPEAGYAEVIAQQHLRGMPRMEEFVFLHRPSRTLLVTDVAFHIRHSPSWLTRTYLKLSGTYGKLAPTMLLKSLVKDRQALRTSLEAVWSWDFERVVVCHGEVLESGGKAALRSGFAWL, encoded by the coding sequence ATGTTGCGGCCTTTGGCGGAAGCGCTCTACGTCCAGGAGGTGCCGTTTCGCATCGGTGGGATGGAGCTGGGCGGGCGGATGACAGTGATCCGCTTGCCCGAAGGCGGGCTGTGGATCCACTCGCCGGTGCGGATGGACGCGGAGACGCGGGCGGCGGTGGAGGCACTGGGGCCGGTGCGCTACCTGGTGGCGCCCAACCTCGAGCACCACCTGAACCTGCCGGCCTGGGCCGCGGCGTTTCCGGAGGCTCGCGTGGTGGCGCTGCCAGGCCTGCGCAAGAAGCAGCCGAACCTGCGCATCGACGTGGAGCTGGGAGCCGCGCCGGAGGCGGGCTACGCCGAGGTGATTGCGCAGCAACACCTGCGCGGCATGCCCAGGATGGAGGAGTTCGTCTTCCTGCACCGCCCCAGCCGCACGCTGCTGGTGACGGATGTGGCATTCCACATCCGCCATTCGCCCTCGTGGCTGACGCGCACGTACCTGAAGCTGAGCGGCACATACGGGAAGCTGGCGCCGACGATGTTGCTCAAGTCGCTGGTGAAGGACCGGCAGGCGCTGCGCACCTCACTGGAGGCGGTGTGGAGCTGGGACTTCGAGCGCGTGGTGGTGTGCCACGGCGAGGTGCTCGAGTCCGGGGGGAAGGCGGCGCTGCGGAGCGGATTCGCGTGGCTCTAA
- a CDS encoding MXAN_6652 family MXYO-CTERM-anchored protein, giving the protein MQLQKLSLGVAGVMAAFFFSSSALANSTGMTGRSGKTTGQTCMSGCHGTMAASAAPTVTLEGPATLEAGATGSYKLTISGGPGVKGGLNVAASSGTVGVVGSDVKVQGGELTHSAAKAFTSGAVSFDFTFKAPAAAGTATLYASGNSTNGDGTWDGDNAVAITKPITVTAASVPDAGTGTPDAGNGNGDGDGDDDDSGCSAVGGAPLLALLGLLAAAGLRRRSA; this is encoded by the coding sequence ATGCAGTTGCAGAAGCTCTCTCTTGGCGTCGCTGGTGTGATGGCGGCGTTCTTCTTCTCTTCTTCGGCCCTGGCCAACAGCACGGGCATGACGGGCCGCTCCGGCAAGACTACGGGGCAGACCTGCATGTCGGGTTGCCACGGCACGATGGCCGCCAGCGCCGCTCCCACGGTGACGCTGGAGGGACCGGCGACTCTCGAGGCGGGCGCCACGGGTAGCTACAAGCTCACCATCTCGGGCGGCCCCGGGGTGAAGGGCGGCTTGAACGTGGCGGCCAGCAGCGGCACGGTCGGCGTCGTCGGATCTGATGTGAAGGTCCAGGGCGGTGAGCTGACCCACTCGGCGGCCAAGGCCTTCACCAGCGGCGCGGTCTCGTTCGATTTTACCTTCAAGGCGCCGGCCGCGGCCGGCACCGCGACGCTCTATGCCAGCGGCAACTCGACCAACGGCGACGGCACGTGGGACGGAGATAACGCGGTCGCCATCACCAAGCCCATCACGGTGACCGCCGCGAGCGTCCCGGACGCGGGCACGGGCACCCCCGACGCGGGCAACGGCAACGGTGACGGCGACGGGGATGACGATGACAGCGGTTGCTCCGCCGTGGGTGGCGCTCCGCTGCTGGCCCTGCTGGGTCTGCTCGCCGCCGCGGGGCTGCGCCGCCGCTCGGCGTAG
- a CDS encoding endonuclease/exonuclease/phosphatase family protein, translating into MSFLRFLSALSLTTALACASPSGLGPRSASVEQQTSTGRASSELRVMTFNIQSGLRGLDKVAEVIRTAHPDIVALQEVDRGSRRAGGLDQTAVLAEKTGLPYHAHIRTTDLYGGAYGIALLSRFPLEALEEYPLPVPRGAEPRTLAHALMRVDGREVSVYVTHLIRRPFNGDARVRQSALIAALLAKDPRPKLLMGDLNDAPDSRPVRLLRRSLTDVAAASGQGSAGTYPLPLPFAPALRIDYVLACDSFEPVRSEVLHVGASDHYPVVADVRLKAAPVAEAAPAAAP; encoded by the coding sequence ATGTCCTTCCTCCGATTTCTCTCCGCGCTCTCCCTCACCACGGCGCTCGCCTGCGCCTCGCCCTCGGGCCTGGGGCCTCGCTCCGCTTCCGTGGAGCAGCAGACCTCCACGGGCCGCGCGTCCAGCGAGCTGCGTGTGATGACCTTCAACATCCAGTCCGGCCTGCGCGGCCTGGACAAGGTGGCCGAGGTCATCCGCACCGCGCACCCCGACATCGTCGCGCTCCAGGAGGTGGACCGGGGCAGCCGGCGCGCGGGAGGGCTGGATCAGACGGCCGTGCTCGCCGAGAAGACCGGTCTGCCGTACCACGCGCACATCCGCACCACGGACCTGTACGGCGGCGCGTATGGCATCGCGCTGCTCTCGCGCTTTCCGCTGGAGGCGCTGGAGGAGTACCCGCTGCCCGTGCCGCGTGGCGCGGAGCCTCGCACGCTGGCCCATGCGCTCATGCGGGTGGACGGGCGCGAGGTGAGCGTCTACGTCACCCACCTCATCCGCCGGCCCTTCAACGGGGACGCCCGTGTGCGCCAGAGCGCGCTCATCGCCGCGCTGCTCGCGAAGGATCCCCGGCCCAAGCTCCTCATGGGCGACCTGAATGACGCTCCCGACTCGCGCCCCGTGCGCCTGCTGCGGCGGAGCCTCACGGACGTGGCGGCCGCCAGCGGCCAGGGCTCGGCGGGCACCTACCCTCTGCCGCTGCCGTTCGCGCCCGCGCTGCGCATCGACTACGTGCTGGCCTGTGACTCCTTCGAGCCGGTGCGGAGCGAGGTGCTGCACGTGGGCGCCTCGGACCATTACCCCGTCGTCGCGGACGTGCGGCTGAAGGCGGCGCCGGTGGCAGAGGCAGCGCCGGCCGCGGCGCCCTGA
- the mgtE gene encoding magnesium transporter: protein MTIVDPEPIFPHELRDAWPALSRDERVESFKLVPHATADDFFLSLSAPEQLELILALAPAERRTWMRLLAPDDAVDVVQAAPLEVRESLLGELDEATRREAHALLAYAEDDAGGLMNPRFARVRPEMTIDEAISYLRKQTREKVETVYYAYVLDSQQHLLGVVSLRQLFQASPGKRVDEVMRRDVVTVSEDTDQEAVSHLFSEHGFMAIPVVDGEKRMKGIVTVDDIVQVVQEEATEDIQKVGGMEALDAPYLEVGFLAMLKKRAGWLMVLFLGEMLTATAMGYFEEEIARAVVLSLFIPLIISSGGNSGSQATTLIIRSLALSEVRLRDWWLVARRELAAGLALGTILGCVGIVRILLWQGLFHSYGEHAVKVAFTVGLSLVGVVMFGTLSGSMLPFVLRRVGFDPASASAPFVATLVDVSGLVIYFTVASVILRGALL, encoded by the coding sequence ATGACGATCGTCGATCCCGAGCCGATCTTCCCGCACGAGCTGCGCGATGCTTGGCCCGCCCTCTCTCGGGATGAGCGCGTGGAGAGCTTCAAGCTCGTCCCCCACGCCACCGCGGATGACTTCTTCCTCTCGCTCTCGGCGCCGGAGCAACTGGAGCTCATCCTCGCGCTGGCACCGGCGGAGCGACGCACGTGGATGCGGTTGCTGGCGCCGGATGACGCGGTGGACGTGGTCCAGGCCGCGCCGCTGGAGGTCCGCGAGAGCCTGCTCGGCGAGCTCGATGAGGCCACCCGCCGCGAGGCGCACGCGCTGCTGGCCTACGCGGAGGACGACGCGGGTGGCTTGATGAATCCCCGCTTCGCGCGGGTGCGTCCAGAGATGACCATCGACGAGGCCATCAGCTACCTGCGCAAGCAGACGCGCGAGAAGGTGGAGACGGTCTATTACGCGTACGTGCTGGACTCTCAGCAGCACCTGCTGGGCGTGGTCTCCCTGCGGCAGCTCTTCCAGGCCTCGCCGGGCAAGCGGGTGGACGAAGTGATGCGCCGGGACGTCGTCACCGTCAGCGAGGACACGGACCAGGAGGCCGTGAGCCACCTCTTCTCCGAGCACGGCTTCATGGCCATCCCCGTGGTGGACGGTGAGAAGCGGATGAAGGGCATCGTCACGGTGGATGACATCGTCCAGGTGGTGCAGGAGGAGGCCACCGAGGACATCCAGAAGGTGGGCGGTATGGAGGCCCTCGATGCGCCGTACCTGGAGGTAGGCTTCCTCGCCATGCTCAAGAAGCGGGCGGGCTGGCTGATGGTGCTCTTCCTCGGGGAGATGCTCACCGCCACCGCCATGGGCTACTTCGAGGAGGAGATCGCCCGCGCGGTGGTGCTCAGCCTCTTCATCCCGCTCATCATCAGCTCGGGCGGCAACTCCGGCAGCCAGGCCACCACGCTGATCATCCGCTCGCTGGCGCTCTCCGAGGTGCGGCTCAGGGACTGGTGGCTCGTGGCGCGCCGGGAGCTGGCCGCGGGCCTGGCCCTGGGCACCATCCTTGGCTGCGTGGGCATCGTGCGCATCCTGCTGTGGCAGGGCCTCTTCCACAGCTACGGCGAGCACGCGGTGAAGGTGGCCTTCACCGTGGGCCTGTCGCTGGTGGGCGTCGTGATGTTCGGCACCCTGTCCGGCTCCATGCTGCCCTTCGTGCTGCGGCGGGTGGGCTTCGATCCCGCGAGCGCTTCCGCACCGTTCGTCGCCACGCTCGTGGACGTGTCCGGCCTGGTCATCTACTTCACCGTGGCCAGCGTCATCCTCCGGGGTGCGCTGCTCTGA
- a CDS encoding YdcF family protein has protein sequence MPLSALWKRPGGLRRLLFALVGVLTCGVFGLTWRVDRFGQRERAMPADAVVVLGARVLQGGVPSGALQARVEKAVELYQRGVASRLVFSGGVGDHPPSEAQVMRSLAVQLGVPAEACTLEEQSHSTEQNARFSAELLRALGAQRVVVVSDPYHLLRARQYFRLQGFEVATSPALLTERNLHAVDRFYWTVREAFALLLHPRVLLARAPAVRAGVAEASRSSRATRGS, from the coding sequence ATGCCGCTGTCCGCGCTCTGGAAACGCCCGGGAGGCCTCCGTCGGCTCCTGTTCGCCCTCGTGGGTGTGTTGACGTGTGGCGTGTTCGGGCTGACGTGGCGCGTGGATCGCTTCGGCCAGCGCGAGCGGGCCATGCCAGCCGACGCGGTGGTGGTGCTGGGCGCTCGCGTGCTCCAGGGCGGCGTACCCTCGGGAGCGCTGCAGGCGCGGGTGGAGAAGGCGGTGGAGCTGTACCAGCGGGGCGTGGCTTCGCGGCTCGTCTTCTCCGGGGGGGTAGGGGATCATCCGCCCTCCGAGGCCCAGGTCATGCGTTCGTTGGCGGTCCAACTGGGTGTCCCGGCCGAGGCGTGCACGCTGGAGGAGCAGAGCCACTCCACCGAGCAGAACGCCCGCTTCAGCGCCGAGCTGTTGCGCGCCCTGGGCGCCCAGCGCGTGGTGGTGGTGTCCGATCCGTACCACTTGCTGCGCGCGCGGCAGTACTTCCGGCTCCAGGGCTTCGAGGTGGCCACCAGCCCCGCGCTCCTCACCGAGCGCAACCTCCACGCCGTGGATCGCTTCTACTGGACGGTACGCGAGGCCTTCGCCTTGCTGCTGCACCCGCGCGTGTTGCTCGCGCGGGCGCCCGCGGTTCGGGCCGGTGTGGCCGAGGCCTCTCGGTCCAGCAGGGCTACTCGGGGATCTTGA
- a CDS encoding Do family serine endopeptidase, with protein MKETYASRVLGLLLAGGVALAGCDKGPPASLPLGEIEATPPASEPAQVTGTAAPQLAPQPLPSVASLTDSVRAAVVNVEVTSRVQGPMGPHGLEDPFGEGLPWPWRQPFQEPREPVLRGAGSGFIIDPSGRVLTNNHVVEGAMDIRVKLLDGRQFDAEVLGTDPLTDVAVLQLQGKDVKDLPVVQLGDSEAMRVGDWVLAIGNPFGLSSSVSLGILSAKARDIQAGPYDDFLQTDAAINPGNSGGPLFNMKGEVIGINTAIVGGGTGIGFAVPSNLVKALVPQLEKEGTVTRGWLGVGVQNLTAPLAEAMNLPVQEGAIVLSVDEGSPAARAGLELDDTIVALDGKPITSASALTRTVALMRPGTEVTLTLYRRGDKQERKLTLGTRPDIEGVSSRRSPRAQEEPHQRIGLGLSDVAPQLQARGFPSGALLTQVVPGSVAERAGLMPGMVVMEAAAKPVRGAADLARILREARPGSSVLLRIEFQGARALRALKIPE; from the coding sequence ATGAAGGAGACATACGCATCGAGAGTCCTGGGGTTGCTGTTGGCAGGAGGGGTGGCACTGGCTGGCTGTGACAAGGGGCCGCCCGCCTCTCTGCCCTTGGGAGAAATCGAGGCGACGCCACCCGCTTCGGAGCCGGCCCAGGTGACAGGCACGGCCGCCCCGCAGCTCGCTCCTCAGCCGCTTCCCTCGGTGGCCTCGCTGACGGACTCGGTGCGCGCCGCGGTCGTCAACGTGGAGGTCACCTCGCGAGTCCAAGGGCCGATGGGGCCGCACGGCCTGGAAGATCCCTTCGGAGAAGGCCTGCCGTGGCCGTGGAGGCAGCCGTTCCAGGAGCCCCGAGAGCCGGTGCTCCGGGGCGCGGGCTCGGGCTTCATCATTGATCCCTCGGGGAGGGTGCTCACCAACAACCACGTGGTGGAGGGCGCCATGGATATCCGTGTGAAGCTCTTGGATGGCCGCCAGTTCGATGCCGAGGTGCTGGGCACCGATCCGCTCACGGACGTGGCCGTTCTCCAGCTCCAGGGCAAGGACGTGAAGGATCTGCCCGTGGTACAGCTGGGTGACTCGGAGGCCATGCGCGTGGGCGACTGGGTGCTGGCCATCGGCAACCCCTTCGGCCTGTCCTCCAGCGTCAGCCTGGGCATCCTCTCGGCCAAGGCGCGGGACATCCAGGCCGGCCCGTATGACGACTTCCTGCAGACGGATGCCGCCATCAACCCGGGCAACTCGGGCGGTCCGCTCTTCAACATGAAGGGCGAGGTGATCGGCATCAACACCGCCATCGTGGGCGGCGGCACGGGCATCGGCTTCGCGGTGCCCAGCAACCTCGTGAAGGCGCTGGTGCCTCAGCTGGAGAAGGAGGGCACCGTCACCCGTGGCTGGTTGGGCGTGGGCGTCCAGAACCTGACGGCCCCGCTCGCCGAGGCGATGAACCTGCCCGTGCAGGAAGGTGCCATCGTGTTGAGCGTCGACGAGGGCTCGCCCGCCGCTCGGGCCGGGCTGGAGCTGGATGACACCATCGTGGCGTTGGACGGTAAGCCCATCACCTCCGCGAGCGCGCTCACGCGCACGGTCGCGCTCATGCGTCCCGGCACGGAGGTGACGCTCACGCTGTACCGGCGGGGCGACAAGCAAGAGCGGAAGCTCACGCTGGGAACGCGGCCGGACATCGAGGGCGTCTCGTCGCGGCGAAGCCCTCGGGCTCAGGAGGAGCCCCACCAGCGGATCGGGCTGGGCCTCTCGGATGTGGCGCCCCAGCTGCAAGCGCGAGGATTTCCCTCGGGGGCGCTCCTCACCCAGGTGGTGCCGGGCTCCGTGGCGGAGCGCGCGGGGCTCATGCCGGGCATGGTGGTCATGGAGGCTGCGGCCAAGCCGGTGCGCGGTGCCGCGGATCTCGCCCGAATCCTGCGCGAGGCCCGGCCCGGGAGCTCGGTGCTCCTGCGCATCGAGTTCCAGGGGGCCCGGGCGCTCCGCGCGCTCAAGATCCCCGAGTAG
- a CDS encoding MarR family winged helix-turn-helix transcriptional regulator yields MSRNIPKQEELAGDVAQLQQLLHALGRRRSLRDPIAATCEDFQFTPPQVHSLLWLGLDGMLTMGELARRLGVTEKTVTGVVDRLEREGHVQRERITLDRRVVRCRLTEAGQQTYQLLKGQLDEAMGQFLGLLDGEDRKALFRILEKLVVRLESAPAEGLASAREKSA; encoded by the coding sequence GTGTCACGGAATATCCCGAAACAGGAAGAACTCGCCGGAGACGTCGCGCAGCTCCAGCAGCTGCTCCACGCACTGGGGCGGCGCCGCTCGCTCCGGGACCCCATCGCGGCGACCTGTGAGGATTTCCAGTTCACCCCGCCCCAGGTCCACTCGCTGCTGTGGCTGGGGCTGGACGGCATGCTCACCATGGGAGAGCTCGCCCGGCGACTGGGCGTGACGGAGAAGACCGTCACCGGCGTCGTGGATCGCCTCGAGCGCGAGGGCCACGTCCAGCGCGAGCGCATCACCCTGGACCGCCGCGTCGTGCGCTGCCGCCTGACGGAGGCCGGGCAGCAGACCTACCAGCTTCTCAAGGGTCAGTTAGACGAGGCCATGGGCCAGTTCCTCGGCCTGCTGGATGGAGAAGACCGCAAGGCCCTCTTCCGCATCCTGGAGAAGCTCGTCGTCCGGCTGGAGTCAGCCCCCGCGGAAGGACTGGCGTCGGCCCGCGAAAAGTCGGCCTGA
- the modA gene encoding molybdate ABC transporter substrate-binding protein encodes MRTMLLALLLAVALPAQAAEKVLVFAAASTTDAVQELGKAFTKEQGHTVEFAFGGSNDLARQAVAGAPADVFLSADLAKMDQVEKAGLLQAGTRVELLSNRLVVVVPVGSKLKVASGAELKGVKRLALADPAAVPAGLYAKAWLEKAGVWKEVEPRVVPTLDVRAALAAVEAGRVDAAVVYATDAALSKRVRVAFTVPEADGPRVVYPVAALSKGKASEAGRAFVRFLQGEAARSVFERYGFIFLPGKSAP; translated from the coding sequence ATGCGTACAATGTTGCTCGCCCTCTTGCTTGCTGTGGCCCTCCCTGCCCAGGCGGCCGAGAAGGTGCTCGTCTTCGCTGCGGCCAGCACCACCGACGCCGTCCAGGAATTGGGCAAGGCCTTCACGAAGGAGCAGGGCCACACCGTGGAGTTCGCCTTTGGCGGCTCGAATGATCTGGCGCGGCAGGCGGTGGCGGGCGCTCCGGCGGATGTCTTCCTCTCGGCGGACCTGGCGAAGATGGACCAGGTGGAGAAGGCGGGGCTCCTCCAGGCGGGCACGCGGGTGGAGCTGCTCTCCAACCGGCTGGTGGTGGTGGTGCCTGTGGGCTCGAAGCTGAAGGTGGCCTCGGGGGCGGAGCTGAAGGGCGTGAAGCGGCTGGCGCTCGCGGATCCGGCGGCGGTGCCCGCAGGCCTCTATGCGAAGGCCTGGCTGGAGAAGGCAGGTGTGTGGAAGGAGGTGGAGCCGCGCGTGGTACCCACGTTGGATGTGCGCGCCGCGCTCGCAGCCGTGGAGGCGGGCCGGGTGGACGCGGCGGTGGTGTACGCCACGGATGCGGCGCTGTCGAAGCGTGTGCGTGTGGCGTTCACCGTTCCGGAGGCGGATGGGCCTCGCGTCGTCTATCCGGTGGCGGCGCTGTCCAAGGGCAAGGCCTCCGAGGCAGGCCGCGCCTTCGTGCGCTTCCTCCAGGGAGAGGCCGCGCGCAGTGTCTTCGAGCGGTACGGGTTCATCTTCCTGCCCGGAAAGTCTGCTCCGTGA
- the modB gene encoding molybdate ABC transporter permease subunit, with translation MTEGELPLILFTLAVAALATVLILPVGIAVAYGLARWEGAGKGLIETLLSLPLVLPPTAVGLVLLEVLSQSSPVGQVLDSMGIEVIFTPKAVVLASAIMAFPLLVRAARSGFEEVDPRLVAVARTLGDSRARAFFRVTLPLAWRGVLTGALLAFSRALGEFGATVLVAGNIPGRTQTLALAIFHRTQIGQDAEALRLAGVATLMAFAAIYATEVLSRRRGARARA, from the coding sequence GTGACCGAGGGCGAGCTGCCCCTCATTCTCTTCACGCTGGCGGTGGCGGCGCTGGCCACGGTGCTCATCCTGCCAGTGGGGATCGCCGTGGCTTACGGCCTCGCGCGCTGGGAGGGAGCGGGCAAGGGCCTGATCGAGACGTTGCTCTCGCTTCCGCTGGTGCTGCCGCCCACGGCGGTGGGGTTGGTGCTGCTGGAGGTGCTCTCGCAGAGCAGTCCGGTAGGGCAGGTGCTGGATTCGATGGGCATCGAGGTGATCTTCACGCCCAAGGCGGTGGTGCTCGCCAGCGCCATCATGGCCTTCCCGCTGCTGGTGCGCGCGGCGCGCTCGGGCTTCGAGGAGGTGGATCCCCGGCTGGTGGCGGTGGCTCGAACGCTGGGGGATTCGCGCGCGCGGGCCTTTTTCCGTGTGACGCTGCCGCTGGCCTGGCGCGGCGTGCTCACGGGGGCGCTGCTGGCGTTCTCTCGGGCCCTGGGGGAGTTCGGCGCCACGGTGTTGGTGGCCGGTAACATTCCAGGGCGGACCCAGACGCTGGCGCTCGCCATCTTCCACCGCACTCAGATTGGGCAGGACGCGGAGGCGCTCCGGTTGGCGGGGGTGGCGACGTTGATGGCCTTTGCTGCCATCTATGCGACGGAGGTGCTCTCGCGCCGCCGGGGAGCACGGGCGCGCGCATGA